The region TTCTTGAGAATTAAGTTCATGGTTACATTATATTAAGTATGTTCTTGTGCTCTataatggaatttttttaattctactTGATTGACTTGAAAAAGATAACTTTGTTAATAAAGACTAATTAAAATCAatgtttaatattttctttggattttaaaaccaaaaagaaTGTAACGTATGCAAATGCTAACAAAACAGGCAGAAGAATAAATATTGGAGCGTTTAAAACCTGTGTAAAGTCATGaacaaattaaacaaaatataaTTGAGGAATCAAAACACGTTCAATTTGGTTTGTTAGGGTGGTTGGACGTGGactaaaattattaaaaccTCTAGTTGTAATTAACAATAATTGTGTATGGAATGTGAATATCTAAAGTCATTGATTAATTAATGCTACAACGTACGATTAGTAGGTTGGAATTACTCTCTATCGATGCCGACAATTGTTCTCATTCTATAAATCGAATTGAAATAAAGAGCATTTAGCCTTTCAATCACGAATTTTACTAGCTATTCCACGTAGTACTCTCTCcgttccaaaataagtgtcgctTTAGCAGAGAAGAATTGTCCCAAAATAAATGTTgctttagaaattcaagacaaaaaataataattatttccAATAATATTCTTACACTAACTAACTAATAGTTCTTCTTAATATATAGTGCTCAATTCTCAAGaaacatctaataaataggGATAACTTAGTAAAGTATACattgtatatattgtatttCTTAATTAAAGGAAATGAGCTAAAGCGACACTTCTTTTGAAATGGAGGAGTACTACTTTGGTTATTTACCTTACCCGTTATGTCAATGAGGGTGAGCTGGAATTACAATCAATTACTTTTTTTCATGTTTGTAAATGGACTTTAAAGGCTACTCAATCACAAAGTTTCTACGTATATGTTATGAACTTATGAGTTTTTTCGCTTGCCCTTCACTCTTTCTAATTTCATTTCTCTGttattgcaaaaaataaaaaatctcaaATTCTTGGAATCAACATATACTCTTATTGAATAAACactaaaatatatattacatataccTTTTCTAGAATcgttttctattttctttttctttttcccctttcctttcttttcttgtgatttaataaataaataaaaaataaagttatagtCGGTTGCATTGCCTTCTTGAGAAAAACAGCCTTTAAATTTGGCCTAAAGAAATGGTATGACTATTTGGTGGAAAAAGGTACGTAACCTCGACTTTTGCCTAAGGAAATGCGAGCAGTGATGGTCTACTCCTTTAGGTGAAAATTAATGAGAAAGGGACCTAGCTTCATATGAACCTCTTTCACGGTGAATATTCTGAGATTATTCTTTTCATATACTTTTTGAATAATAAGAGTTTATTAGTTCAGCGATTCGTACTCTCTGTATATGCACTTTAGGCAGGGGCAGAGTTAGGGGAGGAAGCGATTCAGTCGAAACTTCTTTGTCAAAAAATTACACGGTATATATAAGGTCAGATttgatatttgaattgtatagCTATAGTAAAAGACTAGCAAATTATACTCGTGCGATGCACGTAGCCCAACATGATTGATTTGATTAGtcaatttagttagtctttatggtttgtatattttaaaGGATCCGCAATTTTCCGAAATgtagtctccatatttttttcttttcctcttatttttccccttaatttctcaattgttgttaaaatttatcttattttggttatgtccgcctctttttatatttagtaagttgacaattcaaatatgttacatgtcaagtttataatcacaagattcaaaggatattttattacatTATACACAGTTTAAATTTAGAACTACAAGATTCAAAACTTTATCTTGATTTCTTAAACtgcgtgtctagtcaaacgtagacacttaaattgagacagagggagtatatgccaaatgaaggaaatgcaGGAATGATTGAGATATCATAGACGCGTGGGACttaaaagtaaacacacaagaggtagtattaatgttaaacttttgAAATGTACATATGTTAGTCCCGGCTTAGGGTAAAATTTTAGTTGCTTTCTGcacaacttattgttgttgtgttcatcCACCTTGAGCGTTTGttgttaaataaataaaaaaatgtcttattttggttatgtccgcctctctttaatttagtaagttgacaattcaaatatcctacatgtcaagtttataatcacaagattcaaaggatattttactatattatacacattttcaatttagaaccacaagatttgaaagtctatctttatttcttaaacttcatgcttagtcaaacgtagacacttaaattgagacaaagggaGTATATGTCAAACGAAAGAAATGAAAGAACAATTAAGACAACGCGGACATTGAGGACTTAAAAAGAACAACAAGaaattatataattaatgttcaacttGGCGAAATGTAAACACGTTAGTCATAACGCTTAGAGTAATAATTTCGCCGTTTGCTTCTTGTACAACATATTGTTGCtgtgttcgtccaccttgggcgtttatatataataagaaaaatatagaatataaaaatagacatatatttctGGTAATGTGGCCGAGTAATATGGgatgaagggagtacttcatttattaattcttaaaaaacgtgaaaagtcaagtatagtatgtggccaagtaatatgggacgaagggaatccttcatttattaattcttaaagaacgtgaaaagtcaaaagtgaacaagtaaaagtgcacggaggaaataaatatgtgtcggagaattaaaattgaagtgcatacatgtatatatgagaagagaataaatattcagcaagaacgtaaaaagtcaaaagtgaacaagtaaaagtgcacggaggaataaatatgtgtcgaagaattaaaattgaagtgcatacgtgtatacgtgagaagagaataaatattcagtactatgacatatgtccacgtgggatttattaattcttaaagaacgtgaaaaatcaaaagtgaacaagtaaaagtgcacggaggaaataaatttgtgtaggagaattaaaattgaactgcatacgtctatacatgagaagagaataaatatttagcaagaacgtgaaaagtcaaaagtgaacaagtaaaagtgcacggaggaaataaatgtcggagaattaaaattgaactgcatacgtctatacataagaacggaataaatattaagtactatgacatatgtccacgtgggataagcaagtagttggttaaagtgtacaagttatatagctttccgtacaagcattcattgcgtgtataATTTATAAAGCTTTTGGTATAAGCAGTCAATGCTGTGTTGGTCCCTcttccacacttatatataacaGAAAAGTCTTTGTTTTATttaccaaaacaaaaaaggagTCTCCGATAACTCACTTTTCAGTATTCTCAAAGCATTGCTATTAGAGAAGACTTCAGCGTCACAAAATGTGCCGGTATTTACACAATAAAATATGGCGATCCGTCAGATCAAATCGTAATAATTCGTTAGAATTTGTGACAAGAAAAGTTTTACCCATGAATTTAGCCACTTAAGTGTCTTAAATTgtaagacttttttttttcgctgtatttatttgattgtttgaGTGTTCCACTTGTACTATGTACTTATAAATAAGTGTAGTATTTGTACTAGCTTTTCATCTCTTATAAATAGGAGTCTTTGTAGTAGTTGAAAGACATCCATTTTCCAATCTAACTCTCATTCTGGTAAAAATGTGCAATAAGCCGGAAattgtaaaaaagaaatagagCTTGTTTTGGTACCTAAAGTTGTTTACAAGTTTATTTTAGCAAAACCTTTTAAATGAAATCAAAATCTAAATGATCACACTAAAAAAATCCAAtttgcaatttaaaaaaaaaaacaaaatcgaTTGGTCGGTGGTATGGACTCTAGCCAAATTAAAAAGGTCTCTTTTAAGAATGAAATTGGTTGCCATTTTCAATAGCGCAAATCTGCTAAGACGACCTTCCTATGTAATTTTTACCTAACTCTTTGAGTTACAACACAAGGCAATCAGGAAGTTTCTCAGTGGGTGCTCCACTAATCACTTATGTTAGAAACTTGACTTGCTTGTTAATGAAGAatttaacttttatacaccAATGAAAGAATTTCTAAGCTATTCGGTCAATTTAATTGGCTATAGTAGGTTCCTTCTCTATTATTTTTCAGGTTATTCTATCAGGCTTGCCACATGATGATTGGCTTATTACTCactctatctcaatttatgtgatacagtttgaatttaagagtcaaacttctttattttgaccGTGAATTCAGACATACAATcattaagttttttgaaaaataatttacatatttagaaccTACACAAAAAGTACTacaagtcacaataattaacaatttaattttttaaagggCATACGAATAAATCGCGGTCAAaaattttcttgttgttttcgAAATCTGAAATGTATTACATAAATTGGAATAGAGGAATATTCTAAGTGAACTTAACTTGACgatgtaaaaaaaatatacatagatAACGAGCAAACAAGTCAACCACTAGCAATAAATTGAAGTCTTCGTACTACCCCTCTACTCAATTTTCACCATCTATAAATTTGCCTCGTCTAGATGAATTGTTCAATTTGCATAATGCCTAGTTTGAATATCACATTATGCCTTGTGCTTTTCTTCATCAGTAGCACAGTATCAGCTGATGATGACTATTACTGCCCAAACACAACTACTTACAATACAAACACATCTTATCATTCCAACCTCATTTCCCTACTTTCAACCCTTTCTAATGCTTCGAGGAAATATGGTTTCTACAACTGTTCCACTAGTAACAATggtaattctgaaagaatttatGGTTTGTTTATGTGTCGAGGCGATATTCCCAGTGCAGCGTGTCAAGATTGTGCAAGCAGAGCTGCTAGAAAAATAATCCAGGTTTGTCAAGGTTTGCCTTGAATGTCCGAGCTTATTTGGATTCTAATTTTTTACTTCAAAAAGgttttcttggtggaaaatgACTCTACcatatctatttttttcttgaaagagAAGTCATACGCTTCTAAAAATAGAAGATCATTTAACTTATACAATAATACGGTAACACCCACATTGTAGTCATTATAAAAGAATTTGGCTTAGGAGGAGATTATTCTGTCAATAGGTTTTATGtttaatattaattttctcAATATGTAGGTAACTTGACAAAACCATATTAAATATTATGTTTCTTTAGTATAGTATTCTTTGTCGTCTGTTTTATCGGTTTGCAATTGTTAGTTTCTGCATGACGCCTTAATTATTTCGATTCCAACAGGGCTGCCCCGCCAGAAAAATGGCTGTATTTTGGTCGGACAGTTGCTTATTGCGTTATTCGAATCGATCAATATTCCCCAAGCCTGATTACGGATCCATAATTAACAAACCAGATAGACCTTTTGTTCTACGTAATGTTATTCAAATTTCAACCGATGAACAAAGTAGGTTCAAACAGAAGCTGGGAGAAATGATGGATGACGTCGCGGCTCGGGCTGCTAGTGATCGTTCGATAGGCAAGAAATTTGCCACTAGAGAAGACAATTTCAGTACTGCTGACACAACAATTTATGCCTTAGCTCAATGCATTCCTGATATTTCTTCTTCTGCTTGCCTAAATTGCCTTGGAATTGTGATCAAAGTTCTCCATAAGTGTTGTGATGAATATAAGGGTGCTAGAGTTCAATTTCCCAGTTGTTTTGTAAGGCAAGAAGTGTACCCCTTCTACACTAGCAACTCACCTGCTCTCTCCTATATTCAAGGTACAGATTACTAATACTCCCTCTgacccaatttatgtggcacaattcagatttcgagagtcaaacttctttatCGCGATCAAAAATTTTCTTGTTTGACTGAAAAAATGAGAAGTATCACTAAATTGAGACGGATGAAATAATACAATAGCAAGCCACCTACTCTGTCATTAACGGGCCTATCCGGCGTGAATTTTAATTGGTCGGGTCGGTGAGCTTCGTATTCTAAAATATTAGTGGTAGTAGTAtagaatatcatatcaaagtttatattgatgaatttgaattcttgatttgttGATGCAGGGCATAATGGAGTTCCAAAACAAGTAGTCCTAATTGTTTGTGTAGTCGCTATCggttttttacttttattattatCAACCAATAAAAGTATATCCAGTGTAGTCTTTCCTTTGCTActgaagaaaaggaaaaatactcTAGAGGAGACGAATGGTAAAATGCAACTATGATCTTTATGCCTTTAGTTCAATTCAAGTCCTTCATTTTCCTTAAGTAATTGATGCTATCTTTTAATATATGTTGTAGATGATCTTAATGGGATTCTAACAGCTGAATCCTTGCAATATGACTTTAGTACAATAGAAGCTGCCACTAGCTGCTTCTTTGCGGAAAACAAAATTGGCATGGGTGGATTTGGTGATGTCTATAAGGTAATTAATCTAGTAACTTCagattcatgaaaattccaacttatataataacatacccagtgtaatctcacagAAGTAAGGTCTgggaagggtagagtgtacacgAACCTTACCCCTTTCTCGTGAAGGTAGAAACGTTATTTCtggaagaccctcggctcaagtgaGGGTATATACATTAGCagtttaattatatttatatatcatgaggGTATTTTAACATGTTGAAGCATAgaatgttttatttttcttattttttgctGACCTGATAATATAAAATTCTTTTAATATGTGTATAAGACTTTTAACTCGTTCAGGGAGAACTTGTTAATGAACAAGAGATAGCTGTAAAGAGGCTATCAAGAAGGTCAAGCCAAGGTGTAGAAGAATTTAAGAATGAGGTTGTACTTGTAGCTAAGCTTCAACATAGGAATTTAGTGAGACTGCTTGGTTTTTGCTTGGAAGGAGAGGAAAAGATTCTCATCTACGAATTTGTCCCCAACAAAAGCCTCGACTATTTCTTATTTGGTATGTTTGTGTATACTTCTTCGTTCAATTTATGaatcttacttttctttttgctCAGTCTAAAAAATGTCagtttctatatttagtagtaACTCTTTAATTCTAATATCTTGCATGTTTTGTTTAAGATACCAAGAAGCAAGCTACATTGAGTTGGTCCGTTCGTGACAAGATTATAAGAGGAATAGTACGAGGATTAGTTTATCTTCATGAGGATTCTCGTCCTCGAATCATACATCGTGATCTCAAAGCAAGCAACATTTTGTTAGACAAAGACATGAACCCAAAAATTTCAGATTTTGGCATGGCTAGGATTTTTGGAGCTGACCAAACTGAAGGAAGCACAAACATAATTGTTGGCACATAGTAAGTGTTTGTCAACAATTGTAGAATATAAATTCATATAtccctcctttttcttttttacatacATCAAATTCTATTTATATTGCTATAATTGATgtgatttatttttctttgtcaGTGGCTACATGTCCCCAGAATATGCAATGCATGGTCAGTTTTCTGTGAAGTCTGATGTATTCAGTTTCGGTGTGCTTCTTTTGGAGATAATAAGTGGAAAGAGAAATAGATCATTTTGTCAAGAAGATAAATTTGATGACCTTCTTACCCACGTAAGTGcatattaattgtatttaagaGTCCCCTTTATTTACTACttcctccgtctcatattaTTTGCCGTATTTCTCTTTTACACACCCTTTAAGAAAACAGTAATTAGGAGGGGCTTTTgattattttacccttatttatgtcaAGATATAATCTCTTGATtgaatatttactctatttattaTGTGTTATCACCCCATAATTAACatttttgacattttcaataataattaatactaaggataaaatgaaaaaaaaaaattattttggacttttaaaatgacaaataatatgagatctatttttagaattcgtgacaaataatttgaaactGAGGGAGTATTATTCAAAATGCAGTATGTAGTTTTTCAGTTTTGTTCCTGTTAAATATTCCTCCCTGCTGCAATAATATCTTTTGTATCATGCATCTATATCTTCAACTGTTCAGGTAGGATCGAAAAGGAAACAATTAATAGTTGAAGTGTGTTTTAACAAATAGTTGGTAATAGTACGGGTAGGAACTCGCACACCCGATAGTTCAAGTAGGAAACTCATGAAAAACTATAGTTCAAGTGTATTTTTAACCATGAAATCTTAAGTGTAAAATCATCATGTTCAAATtccaatatatataattttaatcgCATGCATGTTTATTCATAAACCATTTTAACATTGTACTCCTATTACATTCAATTATTTTTGATAACCTTTAGAGGACACTATGAATACTATGTCGATATTTATAGGCTTGGAAGCTGTGGAAAGATGGCAAAGCTATGAAATTTGTAGATCCAACTCTAATTGGTGACTCAAATTCAGGGTCCGAAATCATGAGATGTATGCATATTGGGTTGTTATGTGTTCAAAGTGATTTGGATGGAAGACCTACCACAGCTTTGATAGCTCATATTCTTCATACTGAGTCTGCTACTCTGCCAGAGCCAAATCGACCAGCATCTTTTAAGGATTATACTAGTATAGGAAAGATGGATCAACTCACAAGCAAACACATTCCATCGTCTATTTTACAAGAATCAATTACTGAAGTCTATCCAAGATAGTATATACCCAAGTTCACCACATATAAAGACTGTTCTCGACTCTTAAATCACCATGGAAAGTCTTTTGTTATAGAAGTTTTCACTTTCTGTGATGACTGCAAAAAGTCATATTTCTTGTAGTGATAACTAGTGACTCTCAGTTATTACATTAGCAGTCTTTTATGAAGttaaaggctcaaaatgagATAAAGAACAAGACATTAAGTGATAACTAGTGACTCTCAAGAAGCAAACgtgacaattaaaaatgaatagAGGGAGTACACATGAGGATTTGAATGAATTACATAGCCTTGGAGCTAACAAAAATTATATCTAAATACCAAAATACCAAATCTTGACCCTGCAGTATTTGTACGAAATTAGTACACTAGCATAAAATCTCAAATTCATTTTTCACACATGCACGATACTTTTTATTATATCCCCTGGTATAAAATCTAAAAACAAAACTTGTGTCTTTCTCTAGCCCCAtcacctttttctctttttgtacTTTTGTTT is a window of Lycium ferocissimum isolate CSIRO_LF1 unplaced genomic scaffold, AGI_CSIRO_Lferr_CH_V1 ctg992, whole genome shotgun sequence DNA encoding:
- the LOC132046230 gene encoding cysteine-rich receptor-like protein kinase 44; this translates as MNCSICIMPSLNITLCLVLFFISSTVSADDDYYCPNTTTYNTNTSYHSNLISLLSTLSNASRKYGFYNCSTSNNGNSERIYGLFMCRGDIPSAACQDCASRAARKIIQGCPARKMAVFWSDSCLLRYSNRSIFPKPDYGSIINKPDRPFVLRNVIQISTDEQSRFKQKLGEMMDDVAARAASDRSIGKKFATREDNFSTADTTIYALAQCIPDISSSACLNCLGIVIKVLHKCCDEYKGARVQFPSCFVRQEVYPFYTSNSPALSYIQGHNGVPKQVVLIVCVVAIGFLLLLLSTNKSISSVVFPLLLKKRKNTLEETNDDLNGILTAESLQYDFSTIEAATSCFFAENKIGMGGFGDVYKGELVNEQEIAVKRLSRRSSQGVEEFKNEVVLVAKLQHRNLVRLLGFCLEGEEKILIYEFVPNKSLDYFLFDTKKQATLSWSVRDKIIRGIVRGLVYLHEDSRPRIIHRDLKASNILLDKDMNPKISDFGMARIFGADQTEGSTNIIVGTYGYMSPEYAMHGQFSVKSDVFSFGVLLLEIISGKRNRSFCQEDKFDDLLTHAWKLWKDGKAMKFVDPTLIGDSNSGSEIMRCMHIGLLCVQSDLDGRPTTALIAHILHTESATLPEPNRPASFKDYTSIGKMDQLTSKHIPSSILQESITEVYPR